The Accipiter gentilis chromosome 7, bAccGen1.1, whole genome shotgun sequence genome includes a region encoding these proteins:
- the VPS33A gene encoding vacuolar protein sorting-associated protein 33A isoform X2, with amino-acid sequence MAAHLSSGRVNLTALREAGRRELREFLDKCAGSKAIVWDEYLTGPFGLIAQYSLLKEHEVEKMFTLKPGRLPQADVKNIIFFVRPKLELMDIITDNVLREDRGRSPQRDFHILFVPRRSLLCEQWLKEQGVLGSFIHREQYSLDLIPFDGDLLSMESESAFKHVANMMIRMKREFPGSQNSIFPVFDTLLLLDRNVDLLTPLATQLTYEGLIDEIYGIQNTYVKLPPEKFAPKKQGEGGKDLPTEPKKLQLNSAEELYAEIRDKNFNAVGSVLSKKAKIISAAFEERHHAKTVGEIKQFVSQLPHMQAARSSLANHTSIAELIKDITTSEDFFDNLTVEQEFMSGIDTDKVNNYIEDCIAQKHPLIKILRLVCLQSVCNSGLKQKVLDHYKREILQTYGYEHILTLNNLEKAGLLKPQTSGRNNYPTIRKTLRLWMDDVNEQNPNDISYVYSGYAPLSVRLAQLLARPGWRSIEEVLKMLPGPHFEERQQLPTGLQKKRQHGENRVTLVFFLGGVTYAEIAALRFLSQMEDGGTEYIIATTKLINGTSWIKSLMEKLEPAPF; translated from the exons ATGGCGGCTCACCTGAGCTCGGGGCGCGTCAACCTGACGGCGTTGCGCGAGGCGGGGCGCCGGGAGCTCCGCGAGTTCCTCGACAAGTGCGCGGGCTCCAAG GCGATCGTCTGGGACGAGTACCTGACCGGGCCCTTCGGGCTGATCGCGCAGTACTCGCTGCTGAAG GAGCATGAGGTGGAAAAGATGTTCACGCTCAAGCCGGGCCGCCTGCCTCAGGCTGACGTCAAGAACATCATCTTCTTCGTCAGGCCCAAGCTAGAGCTGATGGACATCATTACGGACAACGTGCTCAG GGAAGACAGAGGCCGCTCTCCCCAGAGGGACTTCCACATCCTCTTTGTTCCGCGCCGCAGCCTGCTCTGCGAGCAGTGGCTGAAGGAGCAGGGCGTGCTGGGGTCCTTCATCCACCGAGAGCAGTACAGCCTGGACTTGATACCCTTCGACGGAGACCTGCTCTCCATGGAGTCTGAGAGCGCGTTCAAA CACGTGGCTAATATGATGATCAGGATGAAGCGTGAGTTCCCTGGAAGCCAGAACTCGATATTTCCCGTCTTTGATACCCTCTTGTTGCTGGACCGCAATGTCGATCTGCTGACGCCGTTAGCTACACAGTTGACGTATGAAGGGCTGATAGACGAAATCTACGGAATTCAGAACA CTTATGTGAAACTGCCTCCTGAGAAGTTTGCCCCAAAGAAGCAGGGTGAAGGTGGAAAAGATCTCCCCACAGAACCCAAGAAGCTCCAGCTGAACTCTGCTGAAGAGCTGTATGCTGAAATCCGAGACAAGAACTTCAATGCTGTGGGGTCAGTGCTGAGCAAGAAAGCCAAGATCATCTCAGCAGCCTTTGAG GAAAGACACCATGCAAAAACCGTTGGAGAGATTAAGCAGTTTGTCTCACAGTTGCCACACATGCAGGCAGCAAGAAGTTCCCTAGCAAACCACACCTCCATTGCAGAACTCATCAAAGACATCACCA CATCTGAAGATTTCTTTGATAATTTAACAGTGGAACAAGAGTTCATGTCTGGAATAGACACAGACAAG gttaACAATTATATTGAAGACTGCATAGCTCAAAAACATCCATTAATCAAGATCTTGCGTCTCGTTTGCTTGCAATCTGTATGCAATAGTGGACTGAAGCAGAAGGTTCTGGACCATTACAAAAGAGAGATTCTCCAG ACTTACGGCTATGAACATATATTGACCTTAAACAACTTAGAAAAGGCTGGACTCCTGAAACCTCAGACAAGTGGTAGGAATAACTACCCAACGATCAGGAAAACCCTGCGCTTATGGATGGATGATGTTAATGAACAG AACCCCAATGATATCTCCTACGTGTACAGTGGCTACGCTCCGCTGAGTGTACGCCTGGCACAGCTACTGGCTCGGCCAGGGTGGCGGAGCATAGAGGAGGTTTTAAAGATGCTGCCGGGTCCCCATTTTGAGGAGAGGCAGCAGTTACCTACTGGCCTTCAGAAAAAGC GTCAACATGGTGAGAACCGAGTCACTCTGGTGTTCTTCCTGGGAGGTGTAACATACGCAGAAATTGCTGCACTGAGATTTCTGTCCCAAATGGAAGATGGAGGGACAGAGTACATCATTGCCACTACAAAACTGATCAATGGAACAAGTTGGATCAAATCCTTGATGGAAAAACTGGAGCCTGCCCCTTTCTAG
- the VPS33A gene encoding vacuolar protein sorting-associated protein 33A isoform X1 codes for MAAHLSSGRVNLTALREAGRRELREFLDKCAGSKAIVWDEYLTGPFGLIAQYSLLKEHEVEKMFTLKPGRLPQADVKNIIFFVRPKLELMDIITDNVLREDRGRSPQRDFHILFVPRRSLLCEQWLKEQGVLGSFIHREQYSLDLIPFDGDLLSMESESAFKECYLESDQTSLYHAAKGLMTLQALYGTIPQIFGKGECARHVANMMIRMKREFPGSQNSIFPVFDTLLLLDRNVDLLTPLATQLTYEGLIDEIYGIQNTYVKLPPEKFAPKKQGEGGKDLPTEPKKLQLNSAEELYAEIRDKNFNAVGSVLSKKAKIISAAFEERHHAKTVGEIKQFVSQLPHMQAARSSLANHTSIAELIKDITTSEDFFDNLTVEQEFMSGIDTDKVNNYIEDCIAQKHPLIKILRLVCLQSVCNSGLKQKVLDHYKREILQTYGYEHILTLNNLEKAGLLKPQTSGRNNYPTIRKTLRLWMDDVNEQNPNDISYVYSGYAPLSVRLAQLLARPGWRSIEEVLKMLPGPHFEERQQLPTGLQKKRQHGENRVTLVFFLGGVTYAEIAALRFLSQMEDGGTEYIIATTKLINGTSWIKSLMEKLEPAPF; via the exons ATGGCGGCTCACCTGAGCTCGGGGCGCGTCAACCTGACGGCGTTGCGCGAGGCGGGGCGCCGGGAGCTCCGCGAGTTCCTCGACAAGTGCGCGGGCTCCAAG GCGATCGTCTGGGACGAGTACCTGACCGGGCCCTTCGGGCTGATCGCGCAGTACTCGCTGCTGAAG GAGCATGAGGTGGAAAAGATGTTCACGCTCAAGCCGGGCCGCCTGCCTCAGGCTGACGTCAAGAACATCATCTTCTTCGTCAGGCCCAAGCTAGAGCTGATGGACATCATTACGGACAACGTGCTCAG GGAAGACAGAGGCCGCTCTCCCCAGAGGGACTTCCACATCCTCTTTGTTCCGCGCCGCAGCCTGCTCTGCGAGCAGTGGCTGAAGGAGCAGGGCGTGCTGGGGTCCTTCATCCACCGAGAGCAGTACAGCCTGGACTTGATACCCTTCGACGGAGACCTGCTCTCCATGGAGTCTGAGAGCGCGTTCAAA GAGTGTTACCTGGAGAGCGATCAGACAAGTCTGTACCATGCGGCAAAGGGGCTGATGACGCTGCAGGCTCTCTACGGAACCATCCCACAGATTTTTGGGAAGGGCGAGTGTGCCCGG CACGTGGCTAATATGATGATCAGGATGAAGCGTGAGTTCCCTGGAAGCCAGAACTCGATATTTCCCGTCTTTGATACCCTCTTGTTGCTGGACCGCAATGTCGATCTGCTGACGCCGTTAGCTACACAGTTGACGTATGAAGGGCTGATAGACGAAATCTACGGAATTCAGAACA CTTATGTGAAACTGCCTCCTGAGAAGTTTGCCCCAAAGAAGCAGGGTGAAGGTGGAAAAGATCTCCCCACAGAACCCAAGAAGCTCCAGCTGAACTCTGCTGAAGAGCTGTATGCTGAAATCCGAGACAAGAACTTCAATGCTGTGGGGTCAGTGCTGAGCAAGAAAGCCAAGATCATCTCAGCAGCCTTTGAG GAAAGACACCATGCAAAAACCGTTGGAGAGATTAAGCAGTTTGTCTCACAGTTGCCACACATGCAGGCAGCAAGAAGTTCCCTAGCAAACCACACCTCCATTGCAGAACTCATCAAAGACATCACCA CATCTGAAGATTTCTTTGATAATTTAACAGTGGAACAAGAGTTCATGTCTGGAATAGACACAGACAAG gttaACAATTATATTGAAGACTGCATAGCTCAAAAACATCCATTAATCAAGATCTTGCGTCTCGTTTGCTTGCAATCTGTATGCAATAGTGGACTGAAGCAGAAGGTTCTGGACCATTACAAAAGAGAGATTCTCCAG ACTTACGGCTATGAACATATATTGACCTTAAACAACTTAGAAAAGGCTGGACTCCTGAAACCTCAGACAAGTGGTAGGAATAACTACCCAACGATCAGGAAAACCCTGCGCTTATGGATGGATGATGTTAATGAACAG AACCCCAATGATATCTCCTACGTGTACAGTGGCTACGCTCCGCTGAGTGTACGCCTGGCACAGCTACTGGCTCGGCCAGGGTGGCGGAGCATAGAGGAGGTTTTAAAGATGCTGCCGGGTCCCCATTTTGAGGAGAGGCAGCAGTTACCTACTGGCCTTCAGAAAAAGC GTCAACATGGTGAGAACCGAGTCACTCTGGTGTTCTTCCTGGGAGGTGTAACATACGCAGAAATTGCTGCACTGAGATTTCTGTCCCAAATGGAAGATGGAGGGACAGAGTACATCATTGCCACTACAAAACTGATCAATGGAACAAGTTGGATCAAATCCTTGATGGAAAAACTGGAGCCTGCCCCTTTCTAG